The proteins below come from a single Miscanthus floridulus cultivar M001 chromosome 1, ASM1932011v1, whole genome shotgun sequence genomic window:
- the LOC136503314 gene encoding uncharacterized protein yields the protein MPLTLPTIPDSCIYFYSFVVSYLERFSGSHRLQILVCIHQDSFHQQSATPTLPPTIFGSYMLPSGLSKPNSDGFDFDALELMTSQTSGLRVTRLTSTGFADLYFLEPETQKHS from the exons ATGCCTCTCACTTTGCCAACAATACCAGACTCTTGCATATACTTTTATTCTTTTGTTGTCTCATATTTGGAGAGGTTTTCTGGATCCCATAGGCTACAGATTTTGGTATGCATCCATCAAGACAGCTTCCACCAGCAGTCAGCAACACCAA CCCTGCCACCTACAATTTTTGGCAGTTACATGCTACCTTCAGGTTTGAGTAAACCAAATAGTGATGGATTTG ATTTCGATGCCTTGGAGCTTATGACATCACAAACTTCAGGATTACGGGTTACACGGCTAACAAGCACTGG TTTTGCAGATCTATACTTCCTGGAACCAGAAACTCAAAAGCACTCATAA